CACGACGCGTCAACGTCAGCGGCAGTCGGGGTCCGCGTCGTCGGCCCGGCCATCCGCGTCGTTGTCCGCGCCGTCGTGGCAGTGGCCGGCCTCGGACGGAGCCCATTCGGTGACGTGGAGGGTGTAGCGGATGGGGGTGTCCCGGTCCGGCCGGGCCATGCCGTCCACCACCACCAGCACGGATTGCCCCTGGGCCAGGGTGAGCTTCAGCGCCGGGGCGTCCTTTGTCGTGGGATGTGGGTGTGCGGCACATCCCAGCTCCGTGCCCCGGCAGCCGGTGAGGAGGTACAGGGCGTGGCCGCCCGCGTCCGGGTCGTTGCCGGGTGACGTGTCGAAGACGAAGGTGCCGGCCCTGGGCGCCGTCCACAGGTGGGCGCGGTCCTGCTGGAGCAGCGCGCCGCAGGTGCCCTGGAAGCCGTCGCCGGAGAGGGCCGTCTCGCCCTGGAAGGTGAGGGGCAGGGCGCTTCCCAGGTCGTGGTGGGCGCAGCCCTGGCCCTTGCAGCGGGGCTCGTCGCGGCACTCGGTGTCCGCGCAGTCCACCCAGCGGTCCCCGTCATTGTCCATGCCGTCGAAGCAGGCGCCGGCCTCGGTGGCGCGCAATTCGTCGATGTGCAGCTCGAAGGCGCCCTGCGTGAAGGACCCGCCGGCCCCGGCGTCCACCGTCACCAGGACCCGCTGGCCTTGTGTCAGCGTCACCGCCACCCGGGCCCCGCCGCCGTAGCTGATGCCGCCCGTGGCGCACGCCAGCTCCTCGCCGCCGCAGCCGTCCGCGTACACGGCGATGACGGACCGTATTGCCGAGCGGGCCGTGTCGAAGGTGAAGGTGCCCGCCCGGGGCGCCGTCCACAGGTAGCCCCGGTCCGGAGCGCCCGCGCCTCCGCACGAGGCGGCGTGGTCGTCCCGGGCCTCCACGGTGGAGCCCTTCAGCGACACGGGCAGCGCGCTGCCCAGGTCCCGGTCCACGCACACGGGCTCCGGAGGCGCGCAGACGTGGGGCACACCCGTGCCGCCGCAGGTCTCCGGCGCCGCGCACCCACCGCAGTCGAGCGTGCCACCGCAGCCATCCGCCACCGCGCCGCACGTCGCGCCCAGGAAGCCGCAGGTGGCGGGCCGGCATCCCGGGACGGCGCAGACGTTGGCGGTGCCGCCAGCGCCGCAGGTGCGTCCCTCGCCGCACGCGCCGCACTCGAGCATCCCGCCGCAGCCGTCCGCGACCTGTCCGCAGTTCTTGCCCAGGGCCTCACAGGTGGACGGCGTGCACGCGGCCTTGCCGCAGACGTTGGGCACGCCCGCGCCGCCGCAGGTCTCGGACGCGAGGCAGCCTCCGCACTCCAGCACCGCGCCGCAGCCGTCGGACACGCGACCGCAGTTCGCTTCCAGGGCCGCGCAGGTCGTGGGCACACAGGTGCCGGCGCCGCAGACGTTGGCCTCACCCGCGCCGCCGCAGGTCGCGTCGGCCGCGCAGGCTCCGCACTCCAGGACGTCGCCGCAGCCGTCCAGCACCTCGCCGCAGCTCTTTCCCAGCGCGGCGCAGGTGGCCGCCTGGCACAGCGGGGCGGCGCAGACGTTGGCCACGCCGCCCGCGCCGCAGGTGAGCCCCTCGCCGCATGCGCCGCAGTCGAGCACCCCGCCGCAACCGTTGGACACGGCGCCGCAGTTCTTGCCCAGCGCCTCGCAGGTGGTGGGGACGCACGGCGCGCGGCCGCACACGTTGGCGGTGCCGCCTCCGCCGCACGTCTCGTCCGGCCCGCACGCGCCACAGTCGAGCACCCCGCCACAGCCGTCCGCGACCTGTCCGCAGTTCTTGCCCGAAGCCTCGCAGGTGGTGGGGACGCAGGCCGGAGGCCCGCAGGCGTTGGGCACGCCGGCGCCTCCGCAGACCTCCGGGGTCGCGCACGTGCCGCAGTCGAGCACGCCGCCGCAGCCGTCCGAGAGCGGCCCGCAGGTGGCGCCCCGCGCCTCGCAGCTGCTGGGGACGCAGGCCTGGGGGCCGCAGACGTTGGGCACTCCGCCCCCGCCGCAGGCCTGGTCTTCCGCGCACTCGCCACAGTGGAGCGTGCCGCCGCACCCGTCGATGGCGTAGCCGCAGTTCAGCCCCTGGGACTCACACGTCATGCGCGCGCAGAGGGACGGGGGCTGCCAGGCCATCCGGGCGGACACCGCCTCCTCCGGCAGCGTCCGGCCGCACGCCACCCACAGCCCCAGGAGCCACACCCAGCCCAGCCACCCGCCCGTCCGCCCCATGCCCCGTTCCCGCCGCCCTTGAAGGCCCCATCCGCCATGGGCCCTGGGGACAAGGGTGGGGAGCGGCCCGGGTCTCGCGAAGCGGCGGCAAGCCCCGGTGCGTCTCCGGCGGTCGAAAAGGCGTCACTGTCCCACCCCGCCCGCCGGGAAGGCGCGCACTGGTGGACACCCGCCGGTCCAGGGAGGGGGGTGGGCGCGAGGGAGGGAGGGCCCCACCGTGAGTGGACGTGGGGCGCGAATGGACGCGTGCGTCCA
This DNA window, taken from Corallococcus exiguus, encodes the following:
- a CDS encoding tryptophan synthase alpha chain, translated to MGRTGGWLGWVWLLGLWVACGRTLPEEAVSARMAWQPPSLCARMTCESQGLNCGYAIDGCGGTLHCGECAEDQACGGGGVPNVCGPQACVPSSCEARGATCGPLSDGCGGVLDCGTCATPEVCGGAGVPNACGPPACVPTTCEASGKNCGQVADGCGGVLDCGACGPDETCGGGGTANVCGRAPCVPTTCEALGKNCGAVSNGCGGVLDCGACGEGLTCGAGGVANVCAAPLCQAATCAALGKSCGEVLDGCGDVLECGACAADATCGGAGEANVCGAGTCVPTTCAALEANCGRVSDGCGAVLECGGCLASETCGGAGVPNVCGKAACTPSTCEALGKNCGQVADGCGGMLECGACGEGRTCGAGGTANVCAVPGCRPATCGFLGATCGAVADGCGGTLDCGGCAAPETCGGTGVPHVCAPPEPVCVDRDLGSALPVSLKGSTVEARDDHAASCGGAGAPDRGYLWTAPRAGTFTFDTARSAIRSVIAVYADGCGGEELACATGGISYGGGARVAVTLTQGQRVLVTVDAGAGGSFTQGAFELHIDELRATEAGACFDGMDNDGDRWVDCADTECRDEPRCKGQGCAHHDLGSALPLTFQGETALSGDGFQGTCGALLQQDRAHLWTAPRAGTFVFDTSPGNDPDAGGHALYLLTGCRGTELGCAAHPHPTTKDAPALKLTLAQGQSVLVVVDGMARPDRDTPIRYTLHVTEWAPSEAGHCHDGADNDADGRADDADPDCR